The DNA window CGTTGGTAACATTGAGGTAACTTTTTTATGACTTAGGTTTAACCTCGTATTAACCTTGACTTTACACAACAACAGTTTCTTTGCTGCAATAAATTAAAACTACTAATGAGAACATTTGTATTACTAACGATTCTGTTTTTTACCACATTTGGATTTGCTCAAAATACTGGGTCTATCGTAGGGAAATTAATTGATAAAGAATATAACAACGAACCTCTAGCTTTTGGTAACGTTTTAATTAAAGGAACTACTACAGGAACAACATCTGACTTTGATGGATTGTATAGTTTTGAAAATTTATCACCAGGAACTTATGTTCTAGTCTTTAGTTTTGTCGGTTACGAATCTCAAGAAATTTCAGTTGATGTTGTAGCTAATAAAGCTACCGAAATTAATGTTTCTATGTCTGCAAGTGCAGCCACTTTAGATGAAGTTGTTATAAAAACGACAACACGAAAAGAAAGTGAAACTGCATTGTTATTAGATCAAAAGAAAGCTATAGAAATAAAACAAAGTATTGGTGCTCAAGAGTTATCGAGAAAAGGAATTAGTAATGCTGCAGGTGCAGTTGCAAAGATTTCTGGTGTTTCTAAACAAGAAGGTTCAAGTAATGTGTATGTACGAGGATTAGGTGATAGATATCAAAACACGACGTTTAACGGTTTGTCTTTGCCATCAAATGATATCAATAAAAAGAATATAGATTTAGATTTGTTTTCATCTGATATTATTGAAAATGTTTCAATAAGTAAGGCATATTCTTCTAGATTTTATGGTGATTTCTCAGCTGGTAATGTAGATGTTTCTTCTAAAGATTATAAAGGAAACGGTTTTTTTGATTTCGAAGTTGGATCTACAATTAATTCAAATGCCGCTGGAGAAAAATTTGTTAAGAGTGAAGGTACAAGTTACTTCGGATTTTATAATAGATATGATAATAATCCATTTGCTGTAGTATTATCACATGGAATTGATCCTGTTGAAGGATATACTCCAATTGCAGTTAGTTTTAGTGGTTCTTTTGGAAAATCATTCGATTTCAAAAACGGTGAACGATTAAGTATATATGGTACAGGATCTTTCAATAATAATTTTGAATATAGAAGAGGTGAAACTACTGACTATACTAATGTGGAGAAAAAATCTTTTGAAGATTCAGAAGAATACGAATATTCTACCCAAACCACGGCAATGCTTGGATTAAATTTCAAAGTAGATGGTCAAAATTCATTCAGATTTAATTCTTTATTTATCAATAGTTCCTCTGATAAGGTGGGATATTTTGGTATTGATGGTCTAGGCCGAAATAGAGATGCTATTTCAAATACAGATAAAGGGTTTTACCAAATGAATGTTCAATTTAATCAAAATCTTATTTATGTAAACCAATTAATGGGTAAGCATAATTTTGAAAAATTAGATGTTGATTGGGCTGTAGGATTTAACGTTGTACAGGCTCATGAGCCAGATAGAAAACGTGTTAGTATGGAAAATTACGACACAGTTTTTGATAATGACCCTTCAACAAATCCTACATTTTATAGTAATGTAGATTTTGATAACCAACGTTATTTCCAAAATATTGATGATGAAGAGCTTAATAGTACTCTAAATTTAGCATATACTGCTACTGAGAAAATCAAGTTAAATTTCGGGTATAACGGTAGAGCTAAAGAACGTAGTTTTGATAATAATCGTTATGGTTACGATATTATTGGGTCTCAAACACAAGTAGGTAACCCTAATAATTTAAATGCCTTTTTTACTTTAGATAACCTACAGATAAATCCTGAGGCAAATGGTTTATATACAGTTAAAGTGTTTAGACCAATCCCAATTTCTGCTGATGGAAACCAAACTTTGGGAACAACAAACAGACCTGGTTTAAATGAAAACACATATAAAGGAAATTTAGATGTATATGCAGGTTATTTTAATGCTGAATTAAAAGCAGGTGATAAATGGTTGTTTGTTCCTGGTGTTCGTGTAGAGTCTTTTACACAAAACATTAATTACGATGTTATAAATCAAGGAAACGATGGTGTTGGGAGTAGGTCTTTTTCTGATGTAGTGTATTTGCCAAGTTTAAATGTTAAATACAGTTTAACTGAAGATCAGAACTTGCGTTTTTCAGCAAGTCAAACCATTTCACTACCAGAGTTTAAAGAAGTTGCACCATTTGTATATGAAGGTGTGTCACAACGAATAGGAGGTAATCCTGATGTATTGGGTTATTCAGAAATTTTAAACTTAGACTTAAAATATGAATGGTTTATAAGTAAATCTGAAATATTATCTGTAGCCGCTTTCTATAAGCAAATTAATGACCCTATTAATCAGGTTGTTGCATTTGATGCCACTG is part of the Psychroserpens ponticola genome and encodes:
- a CDS encoding TonB-dependent receptor — protein: MRTFVLLTILFFTTFGFAQNTGSIVGKLIDKEYNNEPLAFGNVLIKGTTTGTTSDFDGLYSFENLSPGTYVLVFSFVGYESQEISVDVVANKATEINVSMSASAATLDEVVIKTTTRKESETALLLDQKKAIEIKQSIGAQELSRKGISNAAGAVAKISGVSKQEGSSNVYVRGLGDRYQNTTFNGLSLPSNDINKKNIDLDLFSSDIIENVSISKAYSSRFYGDFSAGNVDVSSKDYKGNGFFDFEVGSTINSNAAGEKFVKSEGTSYFGFYNRYDNNPFAVVLSHGIDPVEGYTPIAVSFSGSFGKSFDFKNGERLSIYGTGSFNNNFEYRRGETTDYTNVEKKSFEDSEEYEYSTQTTAMLGLNFKVDGQNSFRFNSLFINSSSDKVGYFGIDGLGRNRDAISNTDKGFYQMNVQFNQNLIYVNQLMGKHNFEKLDVDWAVGFNVVQAHEPDRKRVSMENYDTVFDNDPSTNPTFYSNVDFDNQRYFQNIDDEELNSTLNLAYTATEKIKLNFGYNGRAKERSFDNNRYGYDIIGSQTQVGNPNNLNAFFTLDNLQINPEANGLYTVKVFRPIPISADGNQTLGTTNRPGLNENTYKGNLDVYAGYFNAELKAGDKWLFVPGVRVESFTQNINYDVINQGNDGVGSRSFSDVVYLPSLNVKYSLTEDQNLRFSASQTISLPEFKEVAPFVYEGVSQRIGGNPDVLGYSEILNLDLKYEWFISKSEILSVAAFYKQINDPINQVVAFDATGTQRFFRTGDQAQVIGFEAEVRKNIIMNIGDDDDKAKLSVGLNATYIHTKQDLYESIDGALFDVSFRNDSEELQGASPFIINADINYSPTFGNYKPAANLIFSYFSDRIDALGSGQLGNVIEKGLPNLDFVLQNKISEKFEINVAARNLLNPTVQYFREGTSVGDVLVTSPNGKDVTNYERGIDMSVQLKYKF